One Candidatus Margulisiibacteriota bacterium genomic region harbors:
- a CDS encoding zonular occludens toxin domain-containing protein — MALDGSKFKLITGLPGSGKSLMMATFVYPYLIAGYQVYSNLWLNWKNFDVLGEWDTDKNNLHYYQEIEDIVDVRNCIVICDEIAEPLDPRNWENESGAIRRFFQQHRHHHVDIYGTTQNITLVAKSARIVIDEWTDCFRILRIIPGVIIFRERSIDRTQMLKEEPEPKDNGFFSWLSELRFFLKSKLLFTKWNKYKLELEHKFCEKCHERHEFNLNICPKCKQALVIKPTGIYDSCYDIKLRPKKHYWRPISICADCGREHKSGYRGVLSEEEFLKQKELIVR, encoded by the coding sequence ATGGCACTAGACGGTTCAAAGTTTAAATTAATAACTGGACTTCCGGGAAGCGGAAAATCTTTGATGATGGCGACCTTCGTTTATCCTTATCTTATTGCTGGTTATCAAGTTTATTCCAACTTATGGCTTAACTGGAAAAATTTTGATGTTTTAGGTGAATGGGATACTGATAAAAATAATCTTCATTATTATCAAGAAATAGAAGATATTGTCGATGTTAGAAATTGCATTGTAATCTGCGATGAAATCGCCGAACCGCTCGACCCTAGAAATTGGGAAAATGAAAGTGGAGCGATTAGAAGATTCTTTCAGCAACACAGACATCATCACGTTGATATTTACGGCACAACACAAAATATAACGCTCGTTGCTAAAAGTGCTCGAATAGTAATAGATGAATGGACTGATTGTTTTCGCATTTTGAGAATTATTCCCGGAGTTATTATTTTTCGGGAACGCTCAATTGATAGAACGCAAATGTTAAAAGAAGAACCCGAACCAAAAGATAATGGTTTTTTCTCATGGTTATCGGAGCTTAGATTTTTTCTTAAATCAAAATTGTTATTTACTAAATGGAATAAATACAAACTAGAGCTTGAGCATAAATTTTGCGAGAAATGCCACGAGAGACACGAGTTTAATTTAAATATTTGTCCAAAATGTAAGCAAGCTTTAGTTATTAAACCAACTGGAATTTATGACAGTTGCTACGATATTAAACTCCGCCCTAAAAAACATTATTGGCGACCAATTAGTATTTGTGCTGATTGCGGTCGAGAACATAAGTCGGGATATAGGGGTGTTTTAAGTGAAGAAGAATTCTTAAAACAAAAGGAATTAATAGTTAGATAG